The Bacillus sp. Marseille-Q1617 genome has a segment encoding these proteins:
- a CDS encoding TetR/AcrR family transcriptional regulator has translation MKEKEKLIIETSIKLFATKGFNATSVQEIVNECDISKGAFYLYFKSKEALLFAIMKYYFEMIRDQVDLIEDEELPPYEKFRKQLEFQLVEVWKHKEFIIMQIRENAMPFNEDIHSLLHEMKAHTYEFYKRRLTAIYGEEIEPYFWDLSLIIQGILKSYLEVVMLDKIEMDFRYLSEFILKRLDDVVHGLLKSEDKPVLPPEKLAPLLKSMKSASLNEDTLVGLIEDHLTEIEDENMKISLEVIKEEILKEETRTIVIKGMLVNLEEGDSSLASLAEKVREFYEI, from the coding sequence ATGAAGGAAAAAGAAAAGTTAATTATCGAAACATCCATAAAGTTATTTGCCACTAAAGGATTCAATGCCACTTCAGTCCAGGAAATCGTCAATGAATGCGACATTTCCAAAGGGGCCTTTTACTTATACTTTAAATCCAAGGAAGCTTTACTGTTCGCAATCATGAAATATTATTTCGAGATGATCAGGGACCAAGTGGATCTCATCGAAGACGAAGAGTTGCCGCCTTACGAAAAGTTCCGTAAGCAGCTGGAATTTCAGCTTGTGGAAGTCTGGAAGCATAAAGAATTCATCATCATGCAGATCAGGGAGAATGCGATGCCGTTCAATGAAGACATCCATTCCCTGCTTCATGAAATGAAAGCCCACACCTATGAGTTTTATAAACGCCGTTTGACCGCAATATACGGAGAAGAAATTGAACCATACTTTTGGGACCTGTCATTGATCATCCAGGGTATTCTCAAGTCCTATCTTGAAGTCGTGATGCTTGATAAAATAGAGATGGATTTTCGTTATTTGTCAGAGTTTATCCTAAAGCGACTCGACGATGTCGTTCACGGCCTTTTGAAAAGTGAGGATAAGCCCGTCCTTCCCCCTGAGAAGCTTGCGCCTCTGCTGAAGTCTATGAAATCTGCTTCGTTAAATGAGGATACGCTGGTTGGGCTGATCGAGGACCATCTTACAGAAATAGAAGATGAAAATATGAAGATTTCACTCGAGGTCATCAAAGAAGAAATACTAAAAGAAGAAACCCGGACAATCGTGATTAAAGGGATGCTTGTAAACCTGGAAGAGGGCGATTCCTCCCTTGCCTCATTGGCTGAGAAAGTTCGGGAGTTTTATGAAATATAG
- a CDS encoding efflux RND transporter permease subunit — protein MNSIINFVLKNKFAVWLMTIIVIVAGLYSGFNMKLETLPNINVPVVSVTTVYPGAAPEDVADKVSEPIEKRLENLDGVNVVSSSSFQNASSVQIEYKFSKDMDEAKTEVEEALSEVSFPEGVQDPDVTRISMNAFPVIALSVANEDQSLAQLTSTVEETIIPGLEGLDGVASVQVSGQEIQEANLVFDQEKLSQYGLDEETVKNMIKGSDVTAPLGLYTFGDTQKSVLIDGNISTLEDLKEIKIPVTPSGGEGMAPSQGTQGQQAPPQQAAPQQNMPADVKIPTVELGEIAAIEVTGKAESVSRTNGKESIGVQIVKAADANTVDVVNAVKDKVKNFEGDIDNIEIISTFDQGEPIEQSVSTMLNKALFGAVFAVIIILLFLRDIKSTIISVISIPLSLLIAILLLNQMDITLNIMTLGAMTVAIGRVIDDSIVVVENIYRRMSMKGEMLKGKELIREATKEMFVPIMSSTIVTIAVFLPLGLVSGMVGELFLPFALTIVFALLASLLVAVTIVPMLAHSMFKKGAGKKHEEKPSRLANWYKGVLNWTLNHKIITSILAVAMLVGSLFLVPLIGVSFIPSDEEKMMMATYKPEPGQTKEEVIEIAGDAEEYLQGRKGAETIQYSVGGENPMNPGSTSDAIFFIEYNDDTENFADEKEKVIQDLQKQTGKGEWAQQDFSASAGSNEIVVFVYGDTLEEIEPVVNDVQDKMKDIKDVKKVDSSISESYDEYSLVADQEKLSQYGLTAGQIAMELGQTRERPVLTTIEKDGEDVNVYLDVEKEEYESIEDLTGKTIQSPLGMEVPIEDVVKVEAGETSDTVSRRDGKVYAKVSGELSSSDVSKASAAIQKDIEELDLPAGIDVNMGGVTEDIQESFTQLGLAMLAAIAIVYLILVITFGGGLAPFAILFSLPFAITGALVALLISGETISISSMIGALMLIGIVVTNAIVLIDRVIHKENEGLSTREALLEAGVTRLRPILMTAIATIGALFPLALGLEGGGLISKGLGVTVIGGLTSSTLLTLIVVPIVYEVLMKMKRKLSRRKNVTEEV, from the coding sequence GTGAACAGTATAATCAATTTTGTGCTTAAGAATAAGTTTGCTGTTTGGCTGATGACGATTATCGTCATCGTGGCAGGCTTATATTCAGGATTTAATATGAAGCTTGAAACGCTTCCGAATATCAATGTTCCGGTTGTCAGTGTGACGACAGTCTATCCGGGCGCCGCGCCTGAGGATGTGGCAGATAAAGTATCGGAACCGATCGAAAAACGTCTTGAGAACTTGGACGGTGTGAATGTGGTGAGCTCCTCATCTTTCCAAAACGCCTCTTCCGTCCAAATTGAATACAAATTTTCAAAAGATATGGATGAAGCCAAGACCGAAGTAGAAGAAGCTTTATCCGAGGTTTCGTTTCCGGAGGGCGTGCAAGATCCGGATGTGACAAGAATCAGTATGAATGCATTCCCGGTCATCGCGTTGAGTGTGGCAAATGAGGATCAGTCACTTGCCCAATTGACTTCTACAGTTGAAGAGACCATCATCCCGGGCCTCGAAGGCCTTGACGGTGTTGCTTCTGTTCAGGTTTCCGGGCAGGAGATCCAAGAAGCCAATCTGGTGTTCGACCAGGAAAAACTGTCACAGTACGGCCTTGATGAAGAAACGGTCAAAAATATGATCAAGGGCTCTGATGTAACGGCACCGCTCGGCCTTTATACGTTTGGTGACACTCAGAAATCCGTCCTGATCGACGGGAATATTTCCACATTGGAAGATCTAAAAGAAATAAAAATCCCTGTGACGCCATCCGGCGGAGAAGGCATGGCCCCATCCCAGGGTACACAGGGCCAACAGGCACCGCCTCAACAGGCGGCACCGCAGCAGAACATGCCTGCGGATGTGAAAATCCCTACGGTTGAATTAGGTGAAATCGCCGCGATCGAAGTGACAGGTAAAGCAGAGTCGGTTTCAAGAACCAATGGGAAAGAGTCCATCGGGGTTCAAATCGTAAAAGCGGCAGATGCCAATACTGTCGATGTTGTAAATGCGGTTAAGGACAAAGTGAAGAATTTCGAGGGAGACATCGACAATATCGAAATCATTTCTACTTTTGATCAGGGAGAACCGATCGAACAATCTGTCAGCACGATGCTGAATAAAGCTTTATTCGGGGCAGTGTTCGCGGTGATCATCATCCTCCTGTTCCTGCGTGACATCAAATCGACGATCATTTCGGTCATTTCGATTCCATTATCGCTTTTAATTGCGATTTTATTGTTGAATCAAATGGACATCACGCTGAATATCATGACGCTTGGTGCGATGACGGTAGCCATCGGGCGCGTCATCGATGACTCCATCGTAGTTGTGGAGAACATCTATCGAAGAATGTCAATGAAAGGTGAAATGCTGAAAGGAAAAGAATTGATCCGCGAAGCGACGAAAGAAATGTTCGTGCCAATCATGTCTTCAACGATTGTTACGATCGCGGTATTCCTTCCTCTGGGACTTGTGTCCGGCATGGTAGGGGAACTCTTCCTTCCATTTGCATTGACGATAGTATTTGCCCTGCTGGCATCACTTCTCGTTGCCGTGACCATTGTGCCGATGCTTGCGCATTCCATGTTCAAAAAAGGTGCAGGCAAGAAGCATGAGGAGAAGCCTAGTCGCTTGGCGAACTGGTATAAAGGGGTACTGAATTGGACGCTTAATCACAAGATCATTACTTCGATCCTTGCAGTGGCGATGCTTGTAGGAAGCTTGTTCCTCGTTCCCCTCATCGGTGTAAGCTTCATCCCTTCCGATGAAGAAAAAATGATGATGGCTACGTATAAGCCGGAGCCTGGTCAGACGAAGGAAGAAGTTATTGAAATCGCCGGCGACGCGGAAGAATATTTGCAAGGAAGAAAAGGTGCAGAAACGATCCAGTATTCAGTCGGAGGGGAAAATCCGATGAATCCGGGCAGCACCAGCGATGCGATATTCTTTATTGAATACAATGACGACACAGAAAATTTTGCAGACGAAAAAGAAAAAGTCATCCAGGACCTTCAGAAACAAACAGGTAAAGGCGAGTGGGCACAGCAGGATTTCTCTGCAAGCGCCGGCAGCAATGAAATCGTCGTATTTGTATACGGTGACACGCTTGAAGAAATCGAACCTGTTGTAAATGATGTCCAGGATAAGATGAAAGATATCAAAGATGTTAAAAAAGTGGATTCAAGCATCTCCGAGTCTTATGACGAATACTCACTGGTTGCCGACCAGGAGAAATTAAGCCAGTACGGCTTGACTGCGGGTCAGATTGCCATGGAACTTGGCCAGACACGCGAGCGTCCTGTACTGACAACGATTGAGAAAGACGGGGAAGACGTAAATGTCTATCTTGATGTAGAAAAAGAAGAGTATGAAAGCATAGAAGATCTGACCGGCAAAACGATTCAATCTCCGCTTGGCATGGAAGTGCCAATCGAGGATGTCGTGAAGGTTGAAGCAGGAGAAACATCTGATACCGTCTCCAGACGTGACGGCAAGGTGTATGCAAAAGTCAGTGGAGAACTGAGTTCCAGCGATGTCTCCAAGGCATCCGCAGCTATCCAGAAAGATATTGAAGAACTCGATCTCCCAGCAGGCATCGATGTGAATATGGGCGGGGTGACAGAGGATATCCAGGAGTCATTCACACAATTGGGGCTTGCCATGCTTGCAGCCATTGCAATCGTGTACTTGATTCTTGTCATTACATTCGGCGGCGGCCTTGCGCCATTTGCCATTCTGTTCTCACTTCCATTTGCGATTACAGGGGCCCTTGTCGCACTGTTGATTTCAGGAGAAACCATCAGTATTTCTTCCATGATCGGAGCCCTGATGCTGATCGGTATCGTCGTGACGAATGCCATTGTATTGATCGACCGCGTCATCCACAAGGAAAACGAAGGACTGTCGACACGCGAAGCTTTGCTTGAAGCAGGTGTCACACGTCTCCGACCGATCTTGATGACGGCAATTGCGACAATCGGTGCACTGTTCCCGCTGGCTCTTGGGCTTGAAGGCGGCGGCCTGATCTCGAAAGGATTGGGAGTGACGGTCATCGGTGGACTGACAAGTTCGACGCTGTTGACACTTATTGTCGTACCGATAGTGTATGAGGTATTGATGAAGATGAAAAGAAAGCTGTCCCGCAGGAAGAACGTGACAGAAGAAGTATAG
- a CDS encoding oligosaccharide flippase family protein, whose protein sequence is MSLFLKGTLVLVITAFFGELVEFMINMILARELGEAGLGTYMSILPTVFLVVILSSMELPISLSKFIAEKDEKYHRGMLQYVFRFAVLTTIVLLIAMVLVYMWTPLFQGIHPGIRWLILAVIPIVAFTSITRGYFMGVQQMRKIAVANFLRKGIQLILLVSIYQFLSFTSNTSIFIALCTLVASEAVVFIYLIQAYVLNRKGKRKEGIAHVPLAKSEMRKSILSVSLPTTVLRIFHAFTHAVQPFLIKLALVHAGMGAVEANEHFGMMAGIALTIGFFPSFIAFSLLIVLIPTISEKASEKDVEGILQHLKQVMWITLGYGVPAVLIYYLLGDYITTTFFHSVTSAFYLKLLWPYFFFHFLVLPLQAFLIGLGLVKDALVHTVWASIFSFSLIYLLGSNPDFGMSGVIIGLNAGAVLSALLHYVTICRELETTIWLKSLVKM, encoded by the coding sequence ATGAGTTTGTTTTTAAAGGGCACATTGGTGCTTGTGATAACAGCTTTTTTTGGTGAACTGGTCGAGTTTATGATCAATATGATTTTAGCCCGTGAGCTGGGGGAAGCGGGTCTGGGTACATATATGTCGATTTTGCCGACGGTTTTTTTAGTGGTGATTCTTTCGAGTATGGAACTGCCGATCAGTTTATCGAAGTTCATCGCCGAAAAGGATGAGAAATACCACAGAGGGATGCTTCAATATGTTTTCAGATTTGCCGTGCTGACGACGATCGTCCTTCTGATTGCGATGGTGCTCGTATATATGTGGACGCCGCTGTTTCAAGGGATTCATCCCGGTATACGCTGGCTGATCCTCGCTGTGATTCCGATTGTGGCGTTTACCTCGATTACACGAGGTTATTTTATGGGGGTTCAGCAGATGCGGAAGATCGCGGTCGCCAATTTTCTGCGCAAAGGAATTCAGCTGATTCTGTTGGTTTCCATCTATCAATTTTTGTCCTTCACCAGCAATACATCCATTTTTATTGCCTTATGCACGCTTGTAGCGAGTGAGGCGGTCGTTTTTATTTATTTGATACAGGCTTATGTTCTTAATCGAAAGGGTAAGAGAAAGGAAGGGATTGCTCACGTTCCTTTAGCGAAGAGTGAGATGAGGAAGTCCATACTATCCGTGTCTCTCCCGACAACGGTTCTGAGAATCTTTCATGCTTTCACACATGCCGTCCAGCCGTTTCTGATAAAACTGGCCCTGGTTCACGCAGGCATGGGGGCGGTGGAAGCCAATGAACATTTCGGGATGATGGCGGGGATTGCTCTTACCATTGGATTCTTCCCATCCTTTATCGCTTTTTCACTATTGATTGTCTTGATTCCTACTATCTCTGAGAAAGCTTCGGAAAAAGATGTGGAGGGAATCCTGCAGCACTTGAAGCAGGTGATGTGGATTACGCTCGGATATGGAGTGCCGGCAGTACTGATATATTATCTGCTTGGAGACTATATCACGACGACGTTTTTCCACTCTGTCACCTCAGCTTTTTACCTCAAGTTGTTATGGCCGTATTTTTTCTTTCATTTTTTGGTTTTGCCGCTGCAGGCTTTTTTGATTGGGCTCGGGCTTGTCAAGGATGCGCTGGTCCATACAGTATGGGCAAGCATTTTTTCGTTCAGCCTGATTTACCTACTCGGGTCGAATCCGGATTTTGGGATGAGCGGCGTGATCATCGGGTTGAACGCGGGTGCAGTGTTAAGTGCGCTTCTTCATTATGTGACGATTTGCAGGGAATTGGAAACGACTATTTGGTTAAAATCACTGGTGAAAATGTAA
- a CDS encoding sodium:proton antiporter, which produces MIDSILFNLMLVGVLGIASQWVAWRFKMPAIVVMSLAGLLVGPILGVIDPKADFGEMFKPIVSLAVAIILFEGSLNLDFREVRGLGKPVFRIVTIGAFLAWILGSLGAHYVAGLSWAVAFVIGGLFIVTGPTVILPLLRQAKLKPRPAAILKWEGIVVDPFGALLALFAFEIINFLMSDNVNAMSLLLFFAASIFAGVLGWLFGRFTGFIFERGHVPEFLKSPVVFVLVLASFAISDQIMHETGLLAVTVMGMTLANMHISSIDDMRHFKENISVLLISAIFVMLTASLSLEVLFKIFNWNIIAFVLLMLFIVRPLSIWLSTIGTDLSNKEKILVGWIAPRGIVALTVSSYFASVLLEKGFEDASILTSLTFALVFSTVVAHGFSIKWLAKKLDLAIDERPGVVIVGGSSFSTELAKTLQELKITVLIADSSWQRLIPARKAGVPFYKGEILSEQTEYYLDLTPYEYMIAATELDSYNALVCTTFVPEIGRNNLFQLSLRSQGEVDLEDMVHTIGGRILFQESVTWEELNKRVERGDVFRKTSITEKYSFESYLEERDENTLLLFALKPSGRIEFFTEGASPKIEQGDVVVSLTQRCKEMKKINEKLAVQREKNMEGKE; this is translated from the coding sequence ATGATTGATTCAATATTATTTAATTTAATGCTGGTAGGCGTGCTGGGCATTGCTTCACAATGGGTGGCTTGGAGATTTAAGATGCCCGCTATCGTCGTCATGTCCCTCGCAGGCCTGTTGGTGGGACCGATATTGGGAGTGATCGATCCCAAAGCCGATTTCGGTGAAATGTTTAAACCGATCGTTTCACTGGCAGTAGCCATCATTTTATTCGAGGGAAGCTTGAACCTTGATTTCCGCGAAGTGAGGGGACTTGGTAAGCCAGTCTTCAGAATTGTAACAATAGGTGCTTTCCTGGCCTGGATTCTGGGTTCACTTGGTGCTCACTATGTAGCTGGACTGTCCTGGGCGGTTGCTTTTGTCATCGGTGGTCTTTTCATTGTCACTGGACCGACCGTTATTTTGCCGCTTCTTAGACAGGCAAAGCTTAAACCAAGGCCAGCCGCCATATTAAAGTGGGAAGGGATCGTCGTTGATCCATTTGGAGCGCTGCTTGCGTTGTTCGCCTTTGAAATCATTAACTTCCTAATGAGTGATAACGTCAATGCCATGTCGCTTCTGCTGTTTTTCGCAGCATCCATTTTTGCAGGTGTCTTAGGATGGTTGTTTGGCCGATTTACCGGTTTTATCTTTGAAAGGGGACATGTTCCTGAATTTTTAAAATCACCTGTCGTATTTGTACTTGTACTCGCCAGCTTTGCAATATCAGACCAGATCATGCATGAGACCGGTCTGCTTGCCGTTACCGTAATGGGAATGACCCTGGCAAATATGCATATTTCTTCGATTGATGATATGCGCCATTTTAAAGAGAATATTTCAGTGCTTTTGATTTCGGCAATCTTCGTCATGCTGACAGCATCCTTATCGCTTGAAGTGTTATTCAAGATATTCAATTGGAATATCATCGCTTTCGTATTGCTGATGTTATTCATTGTCAGGCCATTATCGATCTGGCTGTCTACGATCGGAACCGACCTTTCGAATAAGGAAAAAATTCTCGTGGGCTGGATTGCCCCTCGAGGTATCGTAGCCCTGACCGTATCGAGTTACTTTGCATCCGTCCTGCTGGAAAAAGGGTTCGAGGACGCCTCGATTCTTACATCGTTAACCTTTGCGCTTGTGTTCTCGACAGTCGTAGCACATGGATTCTCGATCAAATGGCTGGCGAAGAAGTTGGATCTTGCCATCGATGAGCGGCCGGGTGTCGTCATCGTCGGCGGCAGCAGCTTCAGCACAGAATTGGCGAAAACACTCCAGGAATTGAAAATAACAGTATTGATTGCTGATTCTTCCTGGCAGCGGCTGATTCCGGCCCGGAAGGCTGGGGTTCCTTTTTACAAAGGAGAGATTCTTTCGGAGCAGACAGAGTACTATCTGGATTTGACTCCATATGAATACATGATTGCCGCAACTGAACTGGATTCTTACAATGCACTTGTCTGTACAACGTTCGTTCCTGAAATCGGAAGGAATAACCTCTTCCAGCTAAGCCTGCGCAGCCAAGGTGAAGTGGACCTGGAGGATATGGTCCACACAATAGGCGGACGGATCCTCTTCCAGGAAAGTGTGACCTGGGAAGAATTGAATAAGAGGGTCGAAAGAGGAGATGTCTTCAGGAAAACAAGTATCACCGAGAAATACAGCTTCGAGTCCTATCTCGAAGAACGTGATGAAAATACACTGCTCTTGTTCGCCCTCAAGCCTTCAGGCAGGATCGAATTCTTTACGGAAGGCGCTTCTCCTAAGATCGAACAGGGAGATGTCGTCGTAAGCCTTACCCAGCGCTGTAAGGAAATGAAGAAAATCAATGAAAAACTTGCAGTGCAGCGTGAGAAGAATATGGAAGGAAAAGAATGA
- a CDS encoding TspO/MBR family protein, with amino-acid sequence MRRLILNILAYALVILMNTLAVTLPLNDQSTSEISNRLDILLTPAGYVFSIWSLIYLLLAVWILRQIPKSRRDLPLYQNTSGLFILSCLLNSGWILVWHYNFFLVSVFVMIGLFLTLAALYRVLKQTGPTFLDIAPFSIYIGWISIAMLVNILYYFTDIGMIGEGSSGMYWSLAGLLSAAMLAVWVRVSQKDWLYPLVFVWAFIGIGIKNLGEHQAFAYTAYTLALVVLLITLFYRKTRSSAA; translated from the coding sequence TTGAGAAGATTAATACTTAACATTTTAGCTTATGCACTGGTCATTTTGATGAATACACTTGCTGTTACTCTGCCGCTTAATGATCAATCGACGTCGGAGATCAGCAATAGACTGGATATATTGCTGACCCCCGCAGGTTATGTCTTCTCGATATGGAGCTTGATTTATCTGCTGCTGGCCGTATGGATTCTGCGGCAGATCCCGAAAAGCCGCCGTGATCTCCCGCTTTATCAAAACACGAGCGGTCTTTTCATATTGAGCTGTCTGCTGAATTCCGGCTGGATTCTTGTATGGCATTACAATTTCTTTTTGGTTTCGGTCTTTGTCATGATCGGTCTGTTCCTTACGCTCGCTGCTCTTTATAGGGTTTTGAAACAGACAGGACCAACCTTCTTGGATATCGCACCATTCTCTATATATATAGGGTGGATCTCCATTGCAATGCTCGTCAATATCCTGTATTACTTTACTGATATCGGGATGATTGGAGAAGGCAGCAGCGGGATGTACTGGTCACTGGCAGGCTTGCTGTCCGCCGCTATGCTTGCTGTTTGGGTGAGGGTCTCACAAAAGGATTGGCTGTACCCGCTCGTCTTCGTCTGGGCCTTTATCGGGATCGGAATCAAGAACTTGGGAGAACACCAGGCGTTCGCTTATACAGCATATACCCTTGCCCTTGTCGTCCTTCTCATCACCCTCTTTTACCGCAAAACCCGTTCATCAGCTGCTTAA
- a CDS encoding M3 family oligoendopeptidase, whose translation MNNTTYSDVWDLDVFFKGGSESKEFRDHLETLKEKKTHFEENALAFHPPQSGSDADLVWKLIEEAKEVMLYLRQAGAFVSCLEAQNMHDRKADELRGEITSISADFSSVFTKFQQQLSDSSEEVWNELLQHERLKEITFVLNEWRQKAKDKLSSTEEALIGALAVDGYHGWGQMYDTIVGSMEISHDGKKLSVGQANNLLSSPDKKTRKDVFEKLENAWKQNEELFAKTLNHLGGFRLTVYKKRGWEDIMKEPLEYNRMKQETLDAMWGAISKNKAPFVKYLNRKAKLLGKEKLDWFDQDAPVAESTSTMSYDEGARFILKQFRRFGEEMAGFAEKAFEDNWIEAEDRAGKRPGGFCTSFPMSDQSRIFMTYSGSMSNVSTLAHELGHAFHSYALRPMHTLNRNYAMNVAETASTFAEMIVADAAVKEAQTKEEKIALVEDKLQRSVAFFMNIHARFLFETRFYEERKKGIVSADKLNELMAEAQKEAFSDSLGEVHPRFWASKLHFYITGVPFYNFPYTFGYLFSLSIYAKALESGENYEEKYMALLRDTAIMNVEDLAMKHLGEDITQEAFWEKGIKLCIADVEEFLELTK comes from the coding sequence ATGAACAACACTACATATTCAGATGTATGGGATTTAGACGTATTTTTCAAAGGCGGCAGTGAGTCAAAAGAATTCAGGGACCATCTTGAAACACTGAAAGAAAAGAAAACACACTTTGAAGAGAACGCTCTCGCCTTTCACCCGCCGCAGTCTGGCAGTGATGCGGACCTAGTGTGGAAGCTGATTGAAGAAGCAAAAGAAGTGATGCTGTACCTGCGTCAGGCGGGGGCATTTGTGAGCTGTCTGGAAGCACAGAATATGCACGACCGGAAAGCCGATGAGCTGAGAGGTGAAATCACGAGCATCAGCGCGGATTTCTCTTCCGTCTTTACCAAATTTCAGCAGCAGCTCTCTGACAGTTCTGAAGAAGTATGGAATGAACTGCTTCAGCACGAACGGTTAAAAGAGATCACCTTCGTACTGAATGAGTGGAGACAAAAAGCGAAAGACAAGTTATCCAGCACGGAAGAGGCATTGATCGGTGCGCTTGCGGTGGATGGCTACCACGGTTGGGGCCAGATGTATGATACGATCGTCGGCTCAATGGAGATTTCACATGACGGCAAAAAGCTGTCAGTAGGACAGGCGAACAATTTGTTGTCGAGCCCGGATAAGAAAACCAGGAAAGACGTCTTCGAAAAATTAGAAAACGCTTGGAAGCAGAATGAAGAATTGTTTGCAAAAACGCTTAATCATTTAGGAGGCTTCCGTTTGACCGTCTATAAAAAGCGCGGCTGGGAAGATATCATGAAAGAGCCGCTTGAGTACAACCGCATGAAGCAGGAAACGCTCGATGCGATGTGGGGGGCCATTTCCAAAAATAAAGCTCCATTTGTGAAATACCTCAATCGGAAAGCGAAGTTACTAGGTAAAGAAAAGCTTGATTGGTTCGATCAGGATGCACCGGTTGCCGAGTCGACGAGCACGATGTCTTACGATGAAGGAGCCCGGTTCATCCTGAAGCAATTTAGACGCTTCGGGGAGGAAATGGCCGGGTTTGCCGAAAAAGCATTCGAGGACAATTGGATCGAAGCAGAAGACCGTGCCGGTAAACGTCCTGGAGGATTCTGTACGTCATTCCCGATGAGTGACCAATCACGGATATTCATGACGTATTCAGGCAGTATGTCAAATGTATCCACGCTTGCTCACGAACTCGGGCACGCGTTCCACTCCTACGCATTGCGTCCGATGCATACGCTCAACCGCAATTATGCAATGAATGTTGCGGAAACGGCATCCACCTTTGCGGAGATGATTGTCGCGGATGCCGCTGTCAAGGAAGCGCAAACGAAGGAAGAAAAAATTGCCCTTGTCGAAGACAAACTGCAGCGAAGCGTGGCGTTCTTCATGAATATCCATGCCCGTTTCCTGTTTGAGACCCGTTTCTATGAAGAGCGTAAAAAAGGAATCGTTTCCGCTGATAAGCTGAACGAATTAATGGCCGAAGCGCAGAAAGAAGCGTTCTCCGACTCGCTGGGAGAAGTCCATCCGCGTTTCTGGGCATCCAAGCTTCATTTTTATATCACGGGTGTACCGTTCTATAACTTCCCGTACACCTTCGGCTATCTTTTCTCTTTAAGTATTTACGCCAAGGCCCTCGAGTCTGGTGAGAATTATGAAGAAAAGTACATGGCCCTGCTTCGCGACACAGCCATCATGAACGTCGAAGATCTTGCCATGAAGCATCTCGGGGAAGACATCACCCAGGAAGCGTTCTGGGAAAAAGGGATCAAGCTCTGCATAGCGGATGTAGAGGAATTCCTTGAACTGACAAAGTAA
- a CDS encoding flagellar basal body rod protein, with translation MKKFGLLVAGGIAAIVLLANLGPIVGLAISLVIMYYSFKAFLKTDSTFKKIIWALIGLAAFSATVSNFPAIIGLIALYILYVIYKNWKKDDIIIEEKSNDPFTNFEREWSQLKN, from the coding sequence ATGAAAAAATTCGGATTGCTAGTAGCGGGAGGGATCGCAGCGATCGTGCTGCTTGCCAATTTAGGACCGATCGTGGGGCTCGCGATTTCCTTGGTGATCATGTATTACAGCTTCAAGGCGTTTCTGAAAACAGACTCAACATTCAAAAAGATCATCTGGGCCCTGATCGGTCTGGCGGCATTCAGCGCAACAGTGTCCAACTTCCCGGCCATCATAGGACTGATCGCACTTTACATCCTCTACGTGATCTACAAAAACTGGAAAAAGGACGACATCATCATCGAAGAAAAATCAAACGACCCATTCACCAACTTCGAAAGAGAATGGTCACAGTTGAAGAACTAG
- a CDS encoding PspA/IM30 family protein produces the protein MTNLFQRIKNTVMSDLHEALDKKEKKNPIAVLNHYLRQCEQEVEKVRKLVERQYLLKEEFTKEYQQAAKLAEKRKYQAEVASNANETELYEFAIQEQKYYEERSERIADLKLKAVKELDELERKYEEMKHKLKDMYIKRMELMGRENIARAHNKMNSVLESSTGYNNGSFSKFDEIESYLDQLEHGVNSSYYRNTIDAKIAKLEKEMKKEETEAIPS, from the coding sequence ATGACAAACTTATTCCAAAGAATCAAAAACACAGTCATGTCCGACCTTCACGAAGCATTAGATAAAAAAGAGAAGAAAAACCCAATCGCAGTACTGAACCACTATCTAAGACAGTGCGAGCAAGAAGTAGAAAAAGTAAGAAAACTGGTCGAAAGACAATACCTTCTCAAAGAAGAATTCACAAAAGAATACCAGCAGGCAGCAAAACTTGCTGAAAAAAGAAAATACCAAGCAGAAGTGGCCTCGAATGCAAATGAAACAGAGCTTTATGAATTCGCCATTCAGGAACAAAAATACTACGAAGAGCGCTCAGAACGCATCGCAGACCTCAAGCTGAAAGCTGTGAAAGAGCTGGATGAGCTCGAAAGAAAGTACGAAGAAATGAAACACAAGCTGAAGGATATGTACATCAAGAGAATGGAGCTCATGGGAAGAGAAAACATCGCGCGTGCCCATAATAAGATGAACAGCGTCCTGGAATCTTCAACAGGCTACAACAACGGATCGTTCTCCAAGTTTGATGAAATCGAATCGTACTTAGACCAGCTGGAGCACGGTGTCAATTCATCTTATTACCGCAATACAATCGATGCGAAGATCGCTAAATTGGAAAAAGAAATGAAAAAAGAGGAAACAGAAGCCATTCCTTCCTAA